The Bacillota bacterium DNA window AGCCGGGCTTGGACCGATCGACGCCAGGTGGTGATAAGAATCAGGCGCTATCACGGCCGGCCGAGTCGGGTACCGGTGGCTTCATCCTGCAGCAGGGGCTGCCTGTCCTTGTCCTTCCAACGTCCGGTGCCAGTACAGCTTCATCAGGTTGAAGGCGGCGCATTGAAAGCGCCACACCGATCTGGCCTTTTGCTCGCCACGCAACAGCAACTGCCGAAAGCCCATGGCCTCTTTTATGTGGCCGAAAACAGGTTCCACCGAGGTCTGCCTGAGCTTGTAGCGGGCCCGTCCCTCCTCGGTCCTGAGTTTGTGCCGCATGAACTCTCGTGGGGTGGCCGCCTTGGGGATCGGCTCGTCGGGAGGCGTCTGGTTCCGCCACTCGCTGTGCTTTACCTTGTCGGGTGGAATGAAGGCCTCGATCCCTCGTTGCGCAAGCGCGGCCAGGTTATCTTCGCTCCAGTAGCCGGCATCGGCCGAAAGCTCCTTGGGAGCACTGCCCGTGTTGTCTTTGACCTGCTCCAGGGTGGACACCAGGTGCGGCGCGTCCGAAGCCTGGTTGGTGAGGTCCGCGGCCACAATCAGATGGGTCTGGGCATCCACCGCCGCCTGGGCGTTGTAGCCCTGGATAAACGCCTTGTCGGAGTTCTTCATGATCCGCGAGTCGGGATCGGTGAAGTTCAGCTGGTCTTTGTCGGCCGGCCTGGCCGTCTGGGCTTCTTTGCGGGGTTTGTAGAGCCGGCCCTCCCTGGCGGCTTTGTCTTGCCGGCGGACCTGCTCAGCCTCGGCTCTTGCTCTGGCTTCCGCCTCCAGCCGGGCCTTGGCCCGGCGAATCGCCTCCAGGCGCTTTTGCCGGTCCCTGAGTTCTGGTGGCAACCGCCAGCCGCTGTCCTTGCCAAACTGTTTGTCCTCGGCGGCGTCGTTGGCTTCAACCTCTTCCAGATACGCGTCGATCTCCCGGGCCGCCTGGTCCAGCTCGGCCTTCATCCGCCCGTAGCTCATGGCGCTGTGCTTGGAGGCGTTGGCCTTCACCTTGGTCCCGTCCACCGCCACGTGCTCCAGCCGCACCAGACCGGACTGGGCCGCTACCCGCACCGTCTCCTTC harbors:
- a CDS encoding IS1182 family transposase, giving the protein MHGKRFREYSPNQIMALPPSLEEWLPADHPVYFISDTVDQFDLSPIHADYRERRGQPPYNPRMMVKVWFYGYCRGIRSSRRLERALHEDVGFRILAANQQPDHWTLSEFRRRHHRALGDLLKETVRVAAQSGLVRLEHVAVDGTKVKANASKHSAMSYGRMKAELDQAAREIDAYLEEVEANDAAEDKQFGKDSGWRLPPELRDRQKRLEAIRRAKARLEAEARARAEAEQVRRQDKAAREGRLYKPRKEAQTARPADKDQLNFTDPDSRIMKNSDKAFIQGYNAQAAVDAQTHLIVAADLTNQASDAPHLVSTLEQVKDNTGSAPKELSADAGYWSEDNLAALAQRGIEAFIPPDKVKHSEWRNQTPPDEPIPKAATPREFMRHKLRTEEGRARYKLRQTSVEPVFGHIKEAMGFRQLLLRGEQKARSVWRFQCAAFNLMKLYWHRTLEGQGQAAPAAG